The following are encoded together in the Coregonus clupeaformis isolate EN_2021a chromosome 24, ASM2061545v1, whole genome shotgun sequence genome:
- the LOC121535921 gene encoding zinc finger BED domain-containing protein 4-like, producing the protein MVAAIRLTRYEHMNCVAHMVQRSVTVSLADSGFVNALAKARKVVGHFKHSPANAAELQAQQVSLGKKQEPLIQDVPTRWNSTLEMVKHVSRNKEAVIAALDNQEHKLVLPTAAEWDKLQRLETLLEPCRYVTELLGGEAYVSCSVVLPSLCHLRLKMEACDEDPAYVVRFKTKFKEDLASRQEQLNNAWLQIATVLDPRFKDLKCLPKTDREEVWTTLEGMLQQESPRRSSQTHDDGPPRKKISLLQMGSDSESEDEEVQPAIQRYRAEPTIKLEDCPLRWWASHSGAHEKLASLAHKYLATPATTVPCERLFSVAGHIVNKKRSALLSENVNKLVCLSNWLKDDEAQ; encoded by the exons ATGGTTGCCGCAATTCGACTTACACGCTATGAACACATGAACTGTGTCGCTCACATGGTGCAGAGAAGTGTCACAGTGAGTCTTGCTGACAGCGGCTTTGTAAATGCTTTGGCCAAGGCTCGCAAAGTTGTCGGTCATTTTAAGCACAGCCCAGCAAATGCTGCGGAGCTTCAAGCACAACAAGTCAGCCTGGGAAAGAAGCAAGAGCCATTGATCCAGGATGTTCCAACACGTTGGAATTCGACGCTGGAAATGGTCAAGCACGTGAGCAGAAATAAAGAGGCTGTCATCGCAGCCCTGGACAATCAGGAGCACAAACTCGTTTTGCCGACCGCAGCAGAGTGGGATAAACTGCAGAGGCTGGAGACACTTCTAGAGCCATGCAG gtATGTAACTGAGCTCCTGGGTGGAGAGGCCTATGTCTCCTGTTCTGTGGTACTACCTTCTCTCTGCCACTTGCGTCTCAAGATGGAAGCCTGTGATGAGGACCCTGCATATGTGGTGAGATTCAAGACCAAGTTCAAGGAGGACCTAGCATcccgtcaagaacagctcaacaaTGCATGGCTCCAGATTGCTACAGTTTTGGATCCTCGTTTCAAAGACTTGAAATGCCTGcccaagacagacagggaagaggtgtGGACCACACTTGAAGGGATGCTGCAACAAGAATCACCCAGAAGGTCTTCACAGACACATGATGATGGGCCACCCAGGAAGAAAATCAGCCTTCTGCAAATGGGCTCAGATTCAGAATCAGAAGATGAAGAGGTCCAACCTGCCATACAGAGGTACAGAGCAGAGCCCACCATTAAATTGGAGGACTGCCCCTTGAGGTGGTGGGCATCTCATTCAGGAGCCCATGAGAAGCTGGCCTCACTAGCTCACAAATATCTAGCCACTCCTGCAACCACTGTTCCCTGTGAACGACTTTTCTCAGTTGCAGGTCACATTGTGAACAAGAAAAGGTCAGCtttactttcagaaaatgtgaacaagttagtttgcctcagcaactggctgaaagatgatgaagctcagtag